The Triticum aestivum cultivar Chinese Spring chromosome 7B, IWGSC CS RefSeq v2.1, whole genome shotgun sequence genome window below encodes:
- the LOC123159016 gene encoding 16.9 kDa class I heat shock protein 2 encodes MSLMPWFGGGRGGMDPFSSDLWDPFGSPWPLDRSRREGGSRDDATAMARTNVDWHENDKEHIFSAEIPGVRKEDVKVEVEDGNVLKISGEKTREEEHKGDAWNRVERSFGSFMRRFRLPENAKADSIRCTMLDGVLRVVVPKDEEAQKQRNVRSIDIA; translated from the exons ATGTCGCTCATGCCTTGGTTCGGCGGTGGCCGGGGAGGGATGGACCCCTTCTCCTCCGACCTCTGGGACCCCTTCGGCTCTCCTTGGCCCTTGGACCGCAGCCGCCGCGAAGGCGGCAGCCGGGACGACGCAACCGCCATGGCTCGCACCAACGTCGACTGGCATGAGAACGACAAAGAGCACATTTTCTCCGCAGAGATCCCCG GGGTGAGGAAGGAGGACGTgaaggtggaggtggaggacggcaACGTGCTCAAGATCAGCGGGGAGAAGACGCGGGAGGAGGAGCACAAGGGCGACGCCTGGAACCGCGTGGAGCGCAGCTTCGGGTCCTTCATGCGCCGGTTCCGCCTGCCGGAGAACGCCAAGGCGGACAGCATCCGGTGCACCATGCTGGACGGCGTGCTCAGGGTCGTCGTTCCCAAGGACGAGGAGGCACAGAAGCAGCGCAACGTCCGCTCCATCGACATAGCATAA